A genomic stretch from Thauera sp. GDN1 includes:
- a CDS encoding aspartate/glutamate racemase family protein: protein MHIRLINPNTTASMTEKIGVAGARVAAAGTRISATNPDAGPVSIESHFDEAISAVGVLEEIRRGEQEGVDAYVIACFGDPGLLAARELTAAPVIGIAEAAFHLATLISTRFSVVTTLGRTCIIAEHLLQNYGFAHHCRQVRAAEIPVLDLEDDGACALDRIIDECRRAKAEDGVGAIVLGCGGMADLTEEIREAVGLPIVEGVTAAVKLAESLVSLRLGTSKHGDLAFPRPKPFTGRFDYLGR, encoded by the coding sequence ATGCACATCCGCCTGATCAACCCCAACACCACCGCCTCGATGACCGAGAAGATCGGCGTCGCCGGCGCGCGCGTCGCCGCCGCCGGCACGCGCATCTCGGCGACCAATCCCGACGCCGGCCCGGTATCGATCGAGAGCCACTTCGACGAGGCGATCAGCGCCGTCGGCGTGCTCGAGGAGATCCGCCGCGGCGAGCAGGAGGGCGTCGACGCCTACGTGATCGCCTGCTTCGGCGACCCCGGGCTGCTCGCCGCGCGCGAACTCACCGCGGCGCCGGTCATCGGCATCGCCGAGGCCGCCTTCCATCTCGCGACGCTGATCAGCACGCGCTTCTCGGTGGTGACCACGCTGGGACGCACCTGCATCATCGCCGAGCACCTGCTGCAGAACTACGGCTTCGCCCACCACTGCCGCCAGGTGCGCGCCGCCGAGATTCCGGTGCTCGACCTCGAGGACGACGGCGCCTGCGCCCTCGATCGCATCATCGACGAGTGCCGCCGCGCCAAGGCCGAGGACGGCGTCGGCGCGATCGTGCTCGGCTGCGGCGGCATGGCCGACCTGACCGAGGAGATCCGCGAGGCGGTGGGACTGCCCATCGTCGAAGGCGTGACCGCGGCGGTGAAGCTGGCCGAATCACTGGTCAGCCTGCGCCTGGGCACGAGCAAGCACGGCGACCTCGCCTTCCCGCGGCCGAAGCCTTTCACCGGTCGTTTCGACTACCTCGGTCGCTGA
- a CDS encoding GntR family transcriptional regulator → MSRKRSSIDLGAMQPEEGMSGSGRDEAIYRNLYAAIVENHLEPGTKLPEDTLAEAFGVSRTSIRKVLQRLAYERLVDIRLNRGATVAQPTVKEARDIFAARRIVECGVIPQVIAKATPVRLDALRDIVRREHDAEGRGDRREAIYLSGEFHVALARMADNEAIADVLAGLVSRSSLVIATYGAPMAGSCRHSEHHDVLDLIASGDVEGARAWMERHLKDVERSVVLVEEEPSALDLRKVLDEVARRHRGER, encoded by the coding sequence ATGAGTAGAAAACGTTCGTCGATCGATCTTGGCGCGATGCAGCCGGAAGAAGGCATGTCCGGTTCCGGTCGCGACGAGGCCATCTACCGCAATCTCTATGCGGCGATCGTCGAGAACCACCTCGAGCCCGGCACCAAGCTGCCCGAGGACACGCTGGCCGAGGCCTTCGGCGTCAGCCGCACCAGCATCCGCAAGGTGCTGCAGCGCCTGGCCTACGAGCGCCTCGTCGACATCCGCCTCAACCGCGGTGCGACCGTCGCCCAGCCCACGGTGAAGGAGGCGCGCGACATCTTCGCCGCCCGCCGCATCGTCGAATGCGGCGTGATCCCGCAGGTGATCGCCAAGGCCACGCCGGTCCGGCTCGATGCGCTGCGCGACATCGTGCGCCGCGAGCACGACGCCGAGGGCCGGGGTGACCGCCGCGAGGCCATCTACCTCTCGGGCGAATTCCACGTCGCTCTCGCCCGCATGGCCGACAACGAGGCGATCGCGGACGTCCTCGCCGGCCTGGTTTCGCGCTCCTCGCTGGTGATCGCCACCTACGGCGCACCGATGGCCGGCAGCTGCCGCCATTCCGAACACCACGACGTTTTGGACCTGATCGCCAGTGGCGACGTCGAGGGCGCCAGGGCGTGGATGGAGCGCCACCTGAAGGACGTCGAGCGCAGCGTGGTGCTGGTCGAGGAGGAACCCTCCGCCCTCGACCTGCGCAAGGTGCTCGACGAGGTCGCCCGCCGCCACCGCGGCGAGCGCTGA
- the alc gene encoding allantoicase, with protein MASHTPGAPVFAPAAELPDWALRSVDLANPRLGAKALAASDDFFAEVSRMLNPEPAQFVPGKFDTNGKWMDGWESRRKRVAGHDWALVRLGVKGVIRGFDVDTSHFTGNYPPAVSIEACVSETDDIEALKAATWTEILPATACGPNSHHILECASDAAWTHLRVNMYPDGGIARLRVYGRPVGTLAAKAAAGELVDLIAMENGGRAVSWNDASFGSSAAALLLPGRGMNMGDGWETRRRREPGNDWCVLELGAPGTVEKIEVDTAFFKGNYPDRCSVQAAYVTGGTDRSITTQSMFWHTLLPEQKLEMDAIHTFTAEVAKLGPITHVRFNIFPDGGVSRLRLWGKVEAK; from the coding sequence ATGGCCAGCCACACCCCCGGCGCCCCCGTCTTCGCCCCCGCTGCCGAGCTGCCCGACTGGGCGCTGCGTTCGGTCGACCTCGCCAACCCGCGCCTGGGCGCCAAGGCGCTCGCCGCCTCCGACGACTTCTTCGCCGAGGTTTCGCGCATGCTCAACCCCGAACCCGCCCAGTTCGTCCCCGGCAAGTTCGACACCAACGGCAAGTGGATGGACGGCTGGGAGTCGCGCAGGAAGCGCGTCGCCGGCCACGACTGGGCCCTGGTCAGGCTCGGCGTCAAGGGCGTGATCCGCGGCTTCGATGTCGACACCTCGCACTTCACCGGCAACTACCCGCCGGCGGTCTCGATCGAGGCCTGCGTGTCGGAGACCGACGACATCGAGGCCCTGAAGGCCGCGACCTGGACCGAGATCCTCCCGGCCACCGCCTGCGGTCCCAACAGCCACCACATCCTCGAGTGCGCGAGCGACGCGGCGTGGACCCACCTGCGCGTGAACATGTATCCGGACGGCGGCATCGCCCGCCTGCGCGTCTATGGCCGCCCGGTCGGCACGCTGGCGGCCAAGGCCGCTGCGGGCGAACTGGTCGATCTGATCGCGATGGAGAACGGCGGCCGTGCGGTGTCGTGGAACGACGCCAGCTTCGGTTCGTCCGCTGCCGCCCTGCTGCTGCCCGGGCGCGGCATGAACATGGGCGACGGCTGGGAGACCCGCCGCCGCCGCGAACCGGGCAACGACTGGTGCGTGCTCGAGCTCGGCGCCCCCGGCACGGTGGAGAAGATCGAAGTCGACACCGCCTTCTTCAAGGGCAACTACCCGGACCGCTGCTCGGTGCAGGCCGCCTATGTGACCGGCGGCACCGACCGCTCGATCACCACCCAGTCGATGTTCTGGCACACCCTGCTGCCCGAGCAGAAGCTGGAGATGGACGCCATCCATACCTTCACCGCGGAAGTGGCCAAGCTCGGCCCGATCACCCACGTGCGCTTCAACATCTTCCCCGACGGCGGCGTCTCGCGCCTGCGCCTGTGGGGCAAGGTCGAGGCGAAGTAA
- a CDS encoding ureidoglycolate lyase, producing the protein MSAPTPLPLTVRPLTREAFAPYGEVIEASDAVQHFTINAGNTERYHDLAHIEPGPDGRVIVSIFRGQPRALPFTVTMMERHPLASQAFIPMSGRPYLVVVAPAGAVPRVEDLRVFLARADQGVNYATGVWHHPLLALEGVSDFLVVDRSGPGHNCDEVQLETAGLIAEPN; encoded by the coding sequence ATGTCCGCCCCGACGCCCCTCCCCCTCACGGTCCGACCGCTCACCCGCGAGGCCTTCGCCCCCTACGGCGAGGTCATCGAGGCCAGCGATGCGGTCCAGCACTTCACCATCAACGCCGGCAACACCGAGCGCTACCACGACCTCGCCCACATCGAGCCCGGCCCCGACGGGCGGGTGATCGTCTCCATCTTCCGCGGCCAGCCGCGTGCCCTGCCCTTCACCGTCACCATGATGGAGCGCCACCCGCTCGCCTCACAGGCCTTCATCCCGATGTCGGGCAGGCCCTACCTGGTCGTGGTCGCCCCCGCCGGCGCGGTACCCAGGGTCGAGGACCTCCGGGTCTTCCTCGCCCGCGCCGACCAGGGCGTCAACTACGCCACCGGCGTCTGGCACCACCCCCTGCTCGCCCTCGAGGGGGTCTCCGACTTCCTCGTCGTCGATCGCAGCGGGCCCGGCCACAACTGCGACGAGGTCCAGCTCGAAACGGCGGGCCTCATCGCCGAGCCGAACTGA
- a CDS encoding AmiS/UreI family transporter, whose product MLFGLSLLYVGAVLILNGLWMLGRISEREITVINLFTGGLTLLVSLKLAFGEGADAVSIKNAALSLLFSLTYLWVAFNRLTGADGRGLGWFSLFVAITAVPVTIDTLGTASSTWDWWLGLSWGAWALLWLMFFLLLALNKPILRQTAVFAIGQGVLTAWLPGYLLLTGALH is encoded by the coding sequence ATGCTGTTCGGCCTGTCCCTGCTCTATGTCGGTGCGGTGTTGATCCTGAATGGCCTGTGGATGCTCGGCCGGATCAGCGAGCGCGAGATCACGGTGATCAACCTGTTCACCGGCGGGCTTACCCTGCTGGTGTCGCTGAAGCTCGCCTTCGGCGAAGGGGCGGACGCGGTGTCGATCAAGAATGCGGCGCTGTCGCTGCTGTTCTCGCTGACCTACCTGTGGGTCGCCTTCAACCGCCTGACCGGCGCGGACGGCCGCGGCCTGGGCTGGTTCAGCCTGTTCGTCGCGATCACCGCGGTGCCGGTGACCATCGACACGCTGGGCACCGCCTCGAGCACCTGGGACTGGTGGCTCGGGCTGTCGTGGGGCGCGTGGGCGCTGCTATGGCTGATGTTCTTCCTGCTGCTCGCACTGAACAAGCCCATCCTCCGCCAGACCGCGGTGTTTGCGATCGGTCAGGGCGTGCTCACCGCCTGGCTGCCGGGCTACCTGCTACTGACCGGCGCCCTGCACTAA
- a CDS encoding nucleobase:cation symporter-2 family protein — protein sequence MSELALEGRGDPVHPVDEKLPGGRLAALGMQHVLVMYAGAVAVPLIVGRALGLTPEQVALLISADLFCCGLVTLIQSLGFGKHFGIKLPVMMGVTFAAVGPMVAMANVQGGPEGARAIFGAIIGAGLISIFIAPFMSRLLRFFPPVVTGTIIAIIGISLMRVGVGWAMGGPAHLAQSVDVPKLVQMVDGAKEKAAASGTELSKLPGPIPMVDNPGYGALDTMAVAAFVLAVILLLVRYGRGFVANIAVLLGIVVGCVVAVVMGKMHFDKVAKADWFDVVTPFAFGMPTFDPVMVLTMTLVMIVVMIESVGMFLALGEITDKRISRIELAAGLRTDGLGTVIGGVFNTFPYTSFSQNVGLVGVTGVKSRWVCVAAGAIMIVLGMLPKMAALVESVPTFVLGGAGLVMFGMVAATGIRILTNVDFKGNRNNLYIVALSIGFGLVPLVAPRWTQHMAHSLHPLLESGILLTAISAVVLNLYFNGGREDRAGAIEAAKSAEAH from the coding sequence ATGTCTGAGCTCGCACTCGAAGGTCGCGGCGACCCGGTCCACCCGGTCGACGAGAAACTGCCCGGCGGCCGCCTCGCGGCGCTGGGCATGCAGCACGTGCTGGTGATGTATGCCGGGGCGGTCGCGGTGCCGCTGATCGTCGGCCGCGCGCTCGGCCTCACCCCGGAGCAGGTCGCACTGCTGATCTCCGCCGACCTGTTCTGCTGCGGCCTGGTCACGCTGATCCAGTCGCTCGGCTTCGGCAAGCACTTCGGCATCAAGCTGCCGGTGATGATGGGGGTGACCTTCGCCGCCGTCGGGCCCATGGTGGCGATGGCCAACGTCCAGGGCGGGCCCGAGGGCGCGCGCGCCATCTTCGGCGCGATCATCGGCGCCGGCCTGATCTCGATCTTCATCGCCCCCTTCATGAGCCGGCTACTGCGCTTCTTCCCGCCGGTGGTCACCGGCACCATCATCGCCATCATCGGCATCAGCCTGATGCGGGTGGGCGTGGGCTGGGCGATGGGCGGCCCTGCCCACCTGGCGCAGAGCGTCGACGTGCCGAAGCTGGTGCAGATGGTAGACGGCGCCAAGGAGAAGGCCGCCGCTTCCGGAACCGAACTCAGCAAGCTGCCGGGGCCCATCCCGATGGTCGACAACCCCGGCTACGGCGCGCTCGACACCATGGCGGTGGCCGCCTTCGTGCTGGCGGTGATCCTGCTCCTGGTGCGCTACGGGCGCGGCTTCGTCGCCAACATCGCGGTATTGCTGGGCATCGTCGTCGGCTGCGTGGTCGCGGTGGTGATGGGCAAGATGCACTTCGACAAGGTCGCCAAGGCGGACTGGTTCGACGTCGTCACCCCCTTCGCCTTCGGCATGCCGACCTTCGACCCGGTGATGGTACTGACCATGACCCTGGTGATGATCGTGGTGATGATCGAGTCGGTGGGCATGTTCCTGGCGCTGGGCGAGATCACCGACAAGCGCATCTCGCGCATCGAACTCGCCGCCGGCCTGCGCACCGACGGCCTGGGCACGGTGATCGGCGGCGTGTTCAACACCTTCCCCTATACAAGCTTCTCGCAGAACGTCGGCCTGGTGGGCGTGACCGGGGTCAAGAGCCGCTGGGTGTGCGTTGCGGCCGGCGCGATCATGATCGTCCTCGGCATGCTGCCGAAGATGGCCGCGCTGGTGGAGTCGGTGCCCACCTTCGTGCTCGGCGGCGCGGGCCTGGTGATGTTCGGCATGGTGGCCGCGACCGGCATCCGCATCCTCACCAACGTCGATTTCAAGGGCAACCGCAACAACCTGTACATCGTCGCGCTGTCGATCGGCTTCGGCCTGGTGCCGCTGGTGGCGCCGCGCTGGACCCAGCACATGGCGCACAGCCTGCACCCCCTGCTCGAGTCGGGGATCCTGCTGACCGCGATCTCGGCGGTGGTGCTGAACCTGTACTTCAACGGCGGACGCGAGGATCGCGCCGGCGCGATCGAGGCGGCGAAGTCGGCGGAAGCGCACTGA
- a CDS encoding LysR family transcriptional regulator: protein MDRHTEIRSFVLVAEKGSFASAALVEGVTPVVMGRRLDALEKRLGVKLMHRSTRGLALTELGEQFLEQGRGLLREFDEIERAVSLGRNVVRGHLVVSAPAAFGRRHVAPHAAAFKALHPELRMSFNFTDSVVDLVREGYDMAIRIGEVTDPNYVAVRLFPNRRVVCGTPDYFERHGVPHQPEELARHNCLAFNLAGGQQRGWTFQRDGRLFAVRVEGDLACNDGELLYGWVKQGLGVGWRSTWEIQAELKRGELVTVLDEFAVPTYDIQAVYPQQRYLPAKVRHFIDHLKLIYNRPGYWEGNRGEGN, encoded by the coding sequence ATGGATCGCCATACCGAAATTCGCAGCTTCGTGCTGGTCGCCGAGAAGGGCAGTTTCGCCAGCGCTGCGCTGGTCGAGGGGGTCACGCCGGTGGTCATGGGGCGGCGGCTCGATGCGCTGGAGAAGCGCCTCGGCGTCAAGCTGATGCACCGTTCGACGCGGGGCCTGGCGCTGACCGAGCTCGGCGAGCAGTTCCTCGAGCAGGGCCGCGGCCTGCTGCGCGAGTTCGACGAGATCGAGCGCGCGGTCAGCCTCGGCCGCAACGTGGTGCGCGGCCACCTGGTGGTGTCGGCGCCGGCGGCCTTCGGGCGCCGGCACGTGGCGCCGCATGCGGCGGCGTTCAAGGCGCTGCACCCCGAGCTGCGAATGTCCTTCAACTTCACCGACAGCGTCGTCGACCTGGTGCGCGAGGGCTACGACATGGCGATCCGCATCGGCGAGGTCACCGATCCCAACTATGTCGCCGTGCGTCTCTTTCCCAACCGCCGCGTGGTGTGCGGCACGCCGGACTACTTCGAGCGCCACGGCGTTCCGCATCAGCCGGAGGAACTGGCCCGTCACAACTGCCTCGCGTTCAACCTTGCCGGCGGTCAGCAGCGCGGGTGGACCTTCCAGCGCGACGGCCGCCTGTTCGCGGTGCGGGTCGAGGGCGACCTGGCCTGCAACGACGGCGAGCTGCTGTACGGCTGGGTCAAGCAGGGGCTGGGCGTGGGCTGGCGTTCGACCTGGGAGATCCAGGCCGAGCTCAAGCGCGGCGAGCTGGTCACCGTGCTCGACGAGTTCGCGGTGCCCACCTACGACATCCAGGCGGTGTATCCGCAGCAGCGCTACCTTCCGGCCAAGGTGCGGCATTTCATCGACCATCTGAAGCTGATCTACAACCGACCGGGGTACTGGGAAGGAAACCGAGGGGAAGGAAACTGA
- the gcl gene encoding glyoxylate carboligase, with the protein MARMRAVDAAAAVMRKEGVSTVFGVPGAAINPLYSAMKKEGGFRHILGRHVEGASHMAEGYTRANPGNIGVCIGTSGPAGTDMITGLYSASADSIPILCITGQAPRARLYKEDFQAVDIESIAKPVTKWAVTVREPALVPRVFQQAFSIMRSGRPGPVLIDLPFDVQMAEIEFDIDTYEPLPAYKPAATRAQAEKAMAMLNAAERPLIVSGGGVINADAAARLQAFAELTGVPVIPTLMGWGSIPDDHPLMAGMVGLQTSHRYGNATMLASDFVFGIGNRWANRHTGSVEVYTQGRKFVHVDIEPTQIGRVFGPDYGIVSDAGAALDRLLEVAREMKAAGQLPDRSAWVAECQQRKRTMQRKTHFDATPMKPQRVYEEMNRAFGKDTCYVSTIGLSQIAAAQFLHVYKARHWINCGQAGPLGWTIPAALGVCAADPQRKVVAISGDYDFQFMIEELAVGAQFKIPYIHVLVNNAYLGLIRQSQRGFDMDYCVQLAFENINAPETEGYGVDHVSVVEGLGCKAIRVRKAEDIQPAFAQARQWMEEFRVPVVVEIILERVTNIAMGTEIDAINEFEELAERGEDAPTAISILD; encoded by the coding sequence ATGGCCCGCATGAGAGCAGTCGATGCCGCAGCCGCGGTGATGCGCAAGGAAGGCGTGAGCACCGTGTTCGGCGTGCCTGGCGCCGCAATCAACCCGCTGTACTCGGCGATGAAGAAGGAAGGCGGCTTCCGCCACATCCTCGGCCGCCACGTCGAGGGCGCCTCGCACATGGCCGAGGGCTACACCCGCGCCAACCCGGGCAACATCGGCGTGTGCATCGGCACCTCCGGCCCGGCCGGCACCGACATGATCACCGGCCTGTATTCGGCCTCCGCCGACTCGATCCCGATCCTGTGCATCACCGGCCAGGCGCCGCGCGCCCGCCTGTACAAGGAAGACTTCCAGGCGGTGGACATCGAGTCGATCGCCAAGCCGGTGACCAAGTGGGCGGTGACCGTGCGCGAGCCGGCGCTGGTGCCGCGCGTGTTCCAGCAGGCCTTCAGCATCATGCGCTCCGGCCGCCCCGGCCCGGTGCTGATCGACCTGCCCTTCGACGTGCAGATGGCCGAGATCGAGTTCGACATCGACACCTACGAGCCGCTGCCCGCTTACAAGCCGGCCGCCACCCGCGCCCAGGCCGAGAAGGCGATGGCGATGCTCAACGCCGCCGAACGTCCGCTGATCGTGTCCGGCGGCGGCGTCATCAACGCCGATGCAGCCGCCCGCCTGCAGGCATTCGCCGAGCTCACCGGCGTGCCGGTGATCCCGACCCTGATGGGCTGGGGCAGCATCCCCGACGACCATCCGCTGATGGCGGGCATGGTCGGCCTGCAGACCTCGCACCGCTACGGCAACGCGACCATGCTGGCGTCCGACTTCGTGTTCGGCATCGGCAACCGCTGGGCCAACCGCCACACCGGCTCGGTCGAGGTCTACACCCAGGGTCGCAAGTTCGTGCATGTCGACATCGAGCCGACCCAGATCGGTCGCGTGTTCGGCCCCGACTACGGCATCGTGTCCGACGCCGGCGCGGCGCTCGACCGCCTGCTCGAGGTGGCGCGCGAGATGAAGGCCGCCGGCCAGCTTCCCGACCGCAGCGCCTGGGTGGCCGAGTGCCAGCAGCGCAAGCGCACGATGCAGCGCAAGACGCACTTCGATGCCACGCCGATGAAGCCGCAGCGCGTGTATGAGGAGATGAACCGCGCCTTCGGCAAGGACACCTGCTACGTCAGCACGATCGGCCTGTCGCAGATCGCCGCCGCGCAGTTCCTGCATGTGTACAAGGCGCGCCACTGGATCAACTGCGGCCAGGCCGGCCCGCTCGGGTGGACCATCCCGGCCGCGCTCGGCGTGTGTGCAGCCGATCCCCAGCGCAAGGTGGTGGCGATCTCGGGCGACTACGACTTCCAGTTCATGATCGAGGAACTGGCGGTGGGCGCGCAGTTCAAGATCCCCTACATCCACGTGCTGGTCAACAATGCCTATCTCGGCCTGATCCGCCAGTCGCAACGCGGCTTCGACATGGATTACTGCGTGCAGCTCGCGTTCGAGAACATCAACGCGCCGGAAACCGAGGGCTACGGCGTCGATCACGTCAGCGTGGTCGAGGGCCTGGGCTGCAAGGCGATCCGCGTGCGCAAGGCGGAGGACATTCAGCCCGCCTTCGCCCAGGCACGGCAGTGGATGGAGGAGTTCCGCGTGCCGGTGGTGGTCGAGATCATCCTCGAGCGCGTGACCAACATCGCGATGGGGACCGAGATCGACGCCATCAACGAGTTCGAGGAACTGGCCGAGCGCGGCGAGGACGCGCCGACCGCGATCTCGATCCTCGACTGA
- the hyi gene encoding hydroxypyruvate isomerase: MPKFNANLTMLFNEVPFLDRFQAAAEAGFKGVEFLFPYAFDKNEIAERLVKHGLVQVLHNLPAGDWDGGERGIACHPDRVGEFQDGVGRAIEYATALGCKQVNCLAGIAPAGVDPEKTRETFVANLRFAAGALKEAGIRLLIEPINTFDIPGFYLNRTAQAIALIEEVGSPNLYLQHDIYHMQRMEGELANTIAKHLPKIAHMQIADTPGRHEPGSGEINYAWLFRFIDQLGYDGWIGCEYKPAAGTREGLGWIKALAG; encoded by the coding sequence ATGCCCAAGTTCAATGCCAACCTGACCATGCTGTTCAACGAAGTGCCTTTCCTCGACCGCTTCCAGGCGGCGGCCGAAGCCGGCTTCAAGGGCGTGGAGTTCCTCTTCCCCTATGCCTTCGACAAGAACGAGATCGCCGAGCGCCTGGTCAAGCACGGCCTGGTGCAGGTGCTGCACAACCTGCCGGCGGGCGACTGGGACGGCGGCGAGCGCGGCATCGCCTGCCATCCGGACCGGGTCGGCGAATTCCAGGACGGCGTCGGACGCGCGATCGAATACGCCACCGCGCTCGGCTGCAAGCAGGTGAACTGCCTGGCCGGCATCGCCCCGGCCGGCGTCGATCCCGAGAAGACGCGCGAGACCTTCGTCGCCAACCTGCGCTTCGCCGCCGGCGCGCTCAAGGAGGCCGGCATCCGCCTGCTGATCGAGCCGATCAACACCTTCGACATCCCCGGCTTCTACCTGAACCGCACCGCGCAGGCGATCGCGCTGATCGAGGAAGTCGGCTCGCCCAACCTGTACCTTCAGCACGACATCTATCACATGCAGCGCATGGAGGGCGAACTCGCCAACACCATCGCGAAACACCTGCCGAAGATCGCCCACATGCAGATCGCCGACACCCCGGGCCGCCACGAGCCGGGCAGCGGCGAGATCAACTACGCCTGGCTGTTCCGCTTCATCGACCAGCTCGGCTACGACGGCTGGATCGGCTGCGAATACAAGCCCGCCGCCGGTACCCGCGAGGGCCTGGGCTGGATCAAGGCACTGGCCGGCTAA
- a CDS encoding 2-hydroxy-3-oxopropionate reductase has product MANIGFIGLGIMGTPMAGNLIKGGHTVFTHTRGDTPAALIEAGARPCANGAEVARQADIIITMVPDTPHVEDALFNPEGVAAGLSKGKIVVDMSSISPVATKEFARRINALGCEYLDAPVSGGEVGAKAASLTIMVGGNEASFDKVKPIFELMGKNITLVGGNGDGQITKVANQIIVALNIEAVGEALLLAAKAGADPAKVRQALMGGFANSRILEVHGERMVKRTFDPGFRIELHQKDLNLALTTARQLGVSLPNTATAQELFNACAAHGGAKWDHSGMVRALEKMANFEIGQ; this is encoded by the coding sequence ATGGCAAACATCGGATTCATCGGCCTCGGCATCATGGGCACGCCCATGGCGGGCAACCTCATCAAGGGCGGCCACACGGTCTTCACCCACACCCGCGGCGACACCCCCGCCGCGCTGATCGAAGCCGGCGCCCGGCCGTGCGCCAACGGCGCCGAGGTCGCGCGCCAGGCCGACATCATCATCACCATGGTGCCGGACACGCCGCACGTCGAGGACGCGCTGTTCAACCCCGAGGGCGTCGCCGCCGGCCTGTCGAAGGGCAAGATCGTGGTCGACATGAGCTCGATCTCGCCGGTCGCCACCAAGGAGTTCGCCAGGCGCATCAATGCGCTCGGCTGCGAATATCTCGACGCCCCGGTGTCGGGTGGCGAAGTCGGCGCCAAGGCGGCAAGCCTGACCATCATGGTCGGCGGCAACGAGGCGAGCTTCGACAAGGTCAAGCCGATCTTCGAGCTGATGGGCAAGAACATCACGCTCGTCGGCGGCAACGGCGACGGCCAGATCACCAAGGTCGCCAACCAGATCATCGTCGCGCTCAACATCGAGGCCGTCGGCGAGGCCCTGCTGCTGGCCGCGAAGGCCGGCGCCGACCCGGCCAAGGTTCGCCAGGCGCTGATGGGCGGCTTCGCCAATTCGCGCATCCTGGAAGTTCACGGCGAGCGCATGGTCAAGCGCACCTTCGATCCGGGCTTCCGCATCGAGCTGCACCAGAAGGATCTCAACCTGGCGCTGACCACCGCCCGCCAGCTCGGCGTGTCGCTGCCCAACACCGCCACCGCCCAGGAGCTGTTCAACGCCTGCGCCGCGCACGGCGGCGCGAAGTGGGACCACTCGGGCATGGTGCGCGCGCTGGAGAAGATGGCCAACTTCGAGATCGGCCAGTAA
- a CDS encoding DUF3830 family protein, whose amino-acid sequence MRHLAIDVGSFRFVARMEEAAAPKTCAAFLELLPFSNQVIHSRWSGEAVWVPLGEFDTGLGFENHTSHPSRGDILLYPGGFSETEILFAYGSSCFASKMGQLAGNHFLTVVEGAEQLNEMGRTVLWKGAQWIRFTDLGKR is encoded by the coding sequence ATGCGCCACCTCGCCATCGACGTCGGTTCGTTCCGCTTCGTCGCCCGCATGGAGGAAGCCGCCGCGCCCAAGACCTGCGCCGCCTTCCTCGAACTGCTGCCGTTTTCCAACCAGGTGATCCACTCGCGCTGGAGCGGCGAGGCGGTATGGGTGCCGCTGGGCGAGTTCGACACCGGCCTCGGCTTCGAGAACCACACCAGCCACCCCTCGCGCGGCGACATCCTGCTCTATCCGGGCGGCTTCTCGGAGACCGAGATCCTGTTCGCCTACGGCAGCAGCTGCTTCGCCAGCAAGATGGGCCAGCTCGCCGGCAACCACTTCCTGACCGTGGTCGAAGGCGCCGAGCAGCTCAACGAGATGGGGCGGACCGTGCTGTGGAAGGGCGCGCAGTGGATCCGCTTCACCGACCTCGGCAAGCGCTGA
- a CDS encoding heme-binding protein, producing the protein MKPTHALTLDDVKLAAAAAEAEALACGWAVSIAVCDAGGHALWLQRMDGAPLMSAAVAPEKARTCVLSGKPSKAFEDMVNNGRFAALAMPVVPLEGGEPIVVAGNVVGAVGVSGVKAGEDARVARAAVSALLAHIAATNQEIAA; encoded by the coding sequence ATGAAACCCACCCACGCACTGACGCTCGACGACGTCAAGCTCGCCGCCGCAGCCGCAGAAGCCGAGGCGCTCGCCTGCGGCTGGGCGGTCAGCATCGCCGTCTGCGATGCCGGCGGCCACGCGCTGTGGCTGCAGCGCATGGACGGCGCGCCGCTGATGAGCGCCGCCGTCGCCCCCGAGAAGGCGCGCACCTGCGTGCTCAGCGGCAAGCCGAGCAAGGCCTTCGAGGACATGGTCAACAACGGCCGCTTCGCCGCGCTGGCGATGCCGGTGGTGCCGCTCGAGGGCGGCGAGCCGATCGTGGTCGCCGGCAACGTGGTCGGCGCGGTCGGCGTCTCCGGCGTCAAGGCCGGCGAGGACGCACGGGTGGCGCGCGCCGCCGTCTCCGCCCTGCTCGCCCACATCGCCGCAACGAATCAGGAGATCGCAGCATGA